One window from the genome of Sardina pilchardus chromosome 12, fSarPil1.1, whole genome shotgun sequence encodes:
- the LOC134097439 gene encoding G-protein coupled receptor family C group 6 member A-like, producing MVMKEGDIIIGGLFPIHESVNIREGEDGRPSERNCTRYSVARLLQALMLVEAVEAVNRSPLLGNLTLGYHVVDSCSDVTTAVAVTHRYLDDFNSVCPENEERPHRSGNESMLENHENMPDRNASMSENHESMSENHESMSENHESMSENHASMSESHESNLGPGHFRPANVLVGGYHSEISIAVARQLSIKQIPQISYGSTTGILSDKSRFPAFMRTVPEDNFQAQAIVDILVGHKWTWVGLVTTDGDYGRYAAQRFQLHAERQGICISFSVVLPDILDDAVLEDGIGRTVRHLEEDPKVRAVVSFAKPDHMMYIMERLTHNATGRVWIASDNWATSSRVLERRNLSDVGTIVGVTLKSADTTRFQTYLDNLDPDPAAHSHNTILRQYLWSEGKGLTQPELGAALKRKIYPYAVFSVGLAVRAIASALANLCANRDCRGGNNFESWELKHALRTATFEIDGDSYRFNEHGDINSGYDLVLWRDQDGELDVHDIVAKYNISSRKLYFVGNGDKKVFSKTPGYRKVSQDEGPVCCFKCTKCSNNTYNNGTDAEDCMKCEDGQWSEEGSTRCLDKTIVFFGWKENFAIVLLSFAALGVLLTLVVLVLFLARWTTPVVKSSVGPISLLLLFSLLGTFVSAVLFVGKPNDAQCQTRQVLFGLSFTVCVSCILVKSLKILLAFQIVPSVKQILKRLYQPYLIIAFCVCKQVVICTVWLILNPPRAEGEQLDHDKIILQCNEGSFLFFGLMLAYVGLLSLIGLVIAFKGRKLPNCYNEAKFISFSMVIYLICWVVFGPVYAQAHAGVFLPAVEMIVILISAYTVLCCHFLPKCYIICFKSHSNTREVFRRKLWDFIRRKDDVEGRRKSMSPSVSSDSFQNSTLSGSLSGSEPSLTAEDEKAQLGRMSPIFILPPMLNTVLPQPPESPNSSQNSTLSGSLSGSEPSLTAEDEKAQLGRMSPIFIVPPMLNTVLPQPPESPNSSQNSTLFGSLNGSEPSLTEKDEKAQLGQMSDSTLPQPPESPNSSQNSTLSGSLNGSEPSLTEKDEKAQLGQMSPIFMPDSTLPQPPESPNSSSEPSTPSSEG from the exons ATGGTTATGAAGGAAGGAGACATCATCATCGGGGGACTCTTCCCAATACACGAGAGTGTTAACATTAGGGAAGGCGAGGACGGACGGCCCTCTGAACGAAACTGCACCAG GTATAGCGTGGCACGGTTGCTTCAGGCTCTGATGCTGGTGGAAGCAGTGGAGGCTGTGAACCGCTCACCTCTGCTAGGTAACCTGACGCTGGGCTACCACGTAGTGGACTCCTGCTCGGACGTCACCACTGCAGTGGCGGTGACCCACCGATACCTGGACGACTTCAACTCAGTCTGCCCAGAGAATGAGGAGCGCCCGCACAGATCCGGCAACGAGAGCATGCTGGAGAACCACGAGAACATGCCGGACAGGAACGCGAGCATGTCGGAGAACCACGAGAGCATGTCGGAGAACCACGAGAGCATGTCGGAGAACCACGAGAGCATGTCGGAGAACCACGCGAGCATGTCGGAGAGCCACGAGAGCAACCTGGGCCCTGGGCATTTTAGACCCGCCAACGTGCTCGTAGGAGGGTACCACTCGGAGATCTCCATCGCTGTGGCTAGACAGCTGTCCATCAAGCAAATCCCACAG ATCAGTTATGGCTCCACCACAGGGATTCTGAGCGACAAATCTCGCTTCCCAGCCTTCATGCGGACAGTGCCGGAGGACAACTTTCAGGCTCAGGCCATCGTCGACATCCTGGTGGGCCACAAATGGACCTGGGTCGGCCTGGTGACCACCGACGGGGACTACGGCCGCTACGCTGCTCAGCGCTTCCAGCTGCACGCGGAGAGACAGGGCATCTGCATCTCCTTCAGCGTGGTGCTCCCGGACATCCTCGACGACGCGGTGCTCGAAGACGGCATCGGGAGAACAGTGCGCCACCTGGAGGAGGATCCGAAGGTCCGCGCCGTGGTGTCCTTCGCCAAACCCGACCACATGATGTACATCATGGAGCGTCTTACCCACAATGCCACGGGTCGCGTCTGGATCGCCAGCGATAACTGGGCCACCTCCAGTCGTGTGCTCGAGAGACGCAATCTCAGCGACGTGGGGACCATCGTCGGGGTCACCTTGAAATCGGCAGACACAACGCGGTTCCAGACGTACTTGGACAACTTGGATCCTGACCCAGCTGCTCACTCCCACAACACCATCCTGCGCCAGTACCTGTGGTCGGAGGGCAAGGGCTTGACCCAGCCTGAGCTGGGAGCAGCGCTGAAGAGGAAGATCTACCCATACGCCGTGTTCAGTGTGGGGCTGGCAGTCAGAGCCATAGCCAGCGCCTTGGCCAACCTCTGCGCAAACAGAGACTGCAGAGGAGGCAACAACTTTGAGTCATGGGAG CTGAAGCATGCCTTGAGGACCGCAACCTTTGAAATAGATGGAGACTCATACAGATTCAATGAGCATGGGGACATTAATTCTGGATATGACCTTGTGCTCTGGAGGGACCAAGATGGGGAGCTGGATGTTCATGACATCGTGGCCAAGTACAACATCAGCTCTCGCAAGTTGTACTTTGTGGGAAATGGCGACAAGAAGGTCTTCAGTAAAACA CCAGGATATAGGAAGGTGTCCCAAGATGAAGGGCCTGTTTGCTGCTTTAAATGTACCAAATGCAGCAATAACACCTACAACAATGGAACag ACGCAGAGGACTGTATGAAATGTGAAGATGGCCAATGGTCTGAGGAGGGTAGCACCAGGTGCCTGGACAAAACGATTGTGTTTTTTGGTTGGAAAGAGAACTTTGCGATCGTCTTGTTGTCGTTTGCTGCGCTGGGTGTGCTCCTGACGCTGGTGGTGCTGGTTCTGTTTCTGGCCCGGTGGACCACGCCCGTGGTGAAGTCCTCTGTCGGGCCCATAAgccttctgctcctcttctctctgctcggCACCTTCGTCAGCGCCGTGCTCTTCGTGGGCAAGCCCAACGACGCCCAGTGCCAGACGCGCCAGGTGCTCTTTGGCCTCAGCTTCACCGTGTGCGTCTCCTGCATCCTGGTCAAGTCCTTGAAGATCCTCCTGGCCTTCCAGATTGTCCCGTCGGTAAAGCAGATCCTGAAACGTCTCTACCAGCCCTACTTGATCATCGCATTCTGCGTCTGTAAACAGGTGGTCATCTGCACCGTCTGGCTCATTCTAAACCCTCCCAGAGCGGAGGGGGAACAACTGGACCACGATAAGATCATCTTGCAGTGCAACGAGGGCTCGTTCCTCTTCTTTGGCCTCATGCTGGCGTACGTCGGCCTGCTGAGCCTGATCGGATTGGTCATCGCCTTTAAGGGCCGGAAGCTGCCGAACTGCTACAACGAGGCCAAGTTCATCAGCTTCAGCATGGTCATCTACCTCATCTGCTGGGTGGTGTTCGGGCCCGTTTACGCCCAGGCTCACGCGGGGGTGTTCCTCCCCGCCGTGGAGATGATCGTGATCCTCATCTCGGCCTACACGGTCCTCTGCTGTCACTTCCTGCCCAAGTGCTACATCATCTGCTTCAAGAGCCACAGCAACACACGTGAGGTGTTCCGCCGGAAGCTGTGGGACTTCATCCGTCGCAAGGACGACGTCGAGGGACGGCGCAAGTCGATGTCTCCGAGCGTCTCCTCCGACAGCTTCCAGAACAGCACGCTCTCCGGCTCCCTGAGTGGATCTGAGCCCTCGCTGACTGCAGAGGACGAGAAGGCTCAGCTAGGACGGATGTCTCCAATATTCATCCTGCCTCCGATGCTGAATACAGTGCTGCCACAACCACCAGAATCACCCAACAGCTCCCAGAACAGCACGCTCTCTGGCTCCCTGAGTGGATCTGAGCCCTCGCTGACTGCAGAGGACGAGAAGGCTCAGCTAGGACGGATGTCTCCAATATTCATCGTGCCTCCGATGCTGAATACAGTGCTGCCACAACCACCAGAATCACCCAACAGCTCCCAGAACAGCACGCTCTTTGGCTCCCTGAATGGATCTGAGCCCTCGCTGACGGAAAAGGACGAGAAGGCTCAACTAGGACAGATGTCGGATTCAACGCTGCCACAACCACCAGAATCACCCAACAGCTCCCAGAACAGCACGCTCTCTGGCTCCCTGAATGGATCTGAGCCCTCGCTGACGGAAAAGGACGAGAAGGCTCAACTAGGACAGATGTCTCCAATATTCATGCCGGATTCAACGCTACCACAACCACCAGAATCGCCCAACAGCTCCTCCGAACCAAGCACCCCGAGCTCAGAGGGGTAG
- the LOC134098428 gene encoding G-protein coupled receptor family C group 6 member A-like — protein MATSTGLCYLCLLVIANWGSLNGSSYTRPLEATKDGDIIIGGIFPVHESVDFEDNYDGRPSSRNCTRYSVARLLQALMLVEAVGAVNRSPLLGNLTLGYHIVDSCSDVTTAVAVMQRFLDACNNSRPGWSNSIPGWNNNRPGWSNNRPGWNNSTPGWSNNRPGWNNSRPGWNNSIPGWNNSTPGWNNSRPARPPGLVSVVVGAYHSEISIAVARQLSIKQIPQISYGSTTGILSDKSRFPAFMRTVPEDNYQAQAIVDILAHHNWTWVGVVTTDGDYGRYAAQRFQEHARVKGICVAFCEVLSDILDDRNLAQVINSIVQDIEKDPRIGVIVSFAKPDHMKYLMSMLTPNATGRVWIASDNWATSARVLEDRKLSDIGTVIGVTLKSSNMSHFERYLEHLDPDLDAQNNTILRQYLWTMGKGLTQPELGAALKRKIYPYAVFSVGLAVRAIANALANLCANRDCRGGNNFKSWELKSALRRSNFTLGPDDTHQYKFDKHGDLNTGYDVILWEQDGENVDMTKVVAKYDISSRDLSFVNEAKISNLVGNVTSRCSADCQPGYRKVSQDEGPVCCFKCTKCSKNTYNNGTDAEDCMKCEDGQWSEEGSTRCLDKTIVFFGWKENFAIVLLSFAALGVLLTLVVLVLFLARWTTPVVKSSVGPICLLLLFSLLGTFVSAVLFVGKPNDAQCQARQVLFGLSFTVCVSCILVKSLKILLAFQIDPSIRLVLDKLFQPYLIIAACVAIQVGICTAWLLIEAPHAERKDLRRDKIVLQCNEGGMLFFGLMLGYIGLLSLIGFVVAFYSRRLPEGYNEAKFITFALVVYFVCWVVFGPVYFHAEVGDFLPAVEMIVILFTAYGILCTLFLPRCYVILFRKERNTKEAFRQNVREYSHRPSLEPPSILLTDDPGSNGQAYHPLQASSSQTSLASLVPREEMPDGRVSPESTMSSAHLKPKSPPPPPPPTKTATATTATTTATTENTFLTGDRTTLINKRKKSLVRCATVH, from the exons atGGCGACCAGCACTGGGCTGTGTTACCTGTGTTTGTTGGTCATAGCGAATTGGGGTAGTCTCAATGGTTCAAGCTATACTAGGCCGCTCGAGGCCACTAAGGACGGCGACATCATCATCGGTGGAATCTTCCCTGTGCACGAGAGCGTCGATTTCGAAGACAACTACGATGGAAGGCCGTCCAGCCGAAATTGCACCAG gTATAGCGTGGCACGGTTGCTTCAGGCTCTGATGCTGGTGGAAGCAGTGGGGGCTGTGAACCGCTCACCTCTGCTAGGTAACCTGACGCTGGGCTACCACATAGTGGACTCCTGCTCGGACGTCACCACTGCAGTGGCTGTTATGCAGAGGTTCCTAGATGCTTGCAACAACAGCAGGCCTGGATGGAGCAACAGCATACCTGGTTGGAACAACAACAGACCTGGATGGAGCAACAACAGACCTGGATGGAACAACAGCACACCTGGATGGAGCAACAACAGACCTGGATGGAACAACAGCAGACCTGGATGGAACAACAGCATACCTGGATGGAACAACAGCACACCTGGATGGAACAACAGCAGGCCTGCACGTCCCCCGGGATTGGTCAGCGTTGTGGTTGGAGCATACCACTCAGAGATCTCCATCGCTGTGGCTAGACAGCTGTCCATCAAACAAATCCCACAG ATCAGTTATGGCTCCACTACGGGAATTCTGAGCGACAAATCTCGCTTCCCAGCCTTCATGCGGACAGTGCCGGAGGACAACTATCAGGCTCAGGCCATCGTCGACATCCTGGCACACCACAACTGGACCTGGGTGGGCGTGGTGACAACCGACGGGGACTACGGTCGCTACGCTGCCCAGCGCTTCCAAGAGCACGCGAGGGTAAAGGGCATCTGTGTTGCCTTCTGCGAGGTGCTCTCAGACATTCTAGACGACAGAAATCTGGCACAGGTGATAAATTCAATCGTCCAAGACATTGAAAAGGATCCCAGAATCGGAGTCATTGTGTCCTTTGCCAAACCAGATCACATGAAGTACCTCATGAGCATGCTCACACCCAACGCCACCGGACGCGTCTGGATCGCCAGTGACAACTGGGCTACGTCTGCCCGCGTGCTAGAGGACCGAAAGCTCAGTGACATCGGGACTGTCATCGGGGTCACCCTGAAATCTTCAAATATGTCACACTTTGAGAGGTACTTGGAGCATCTGGATCCTGACCTGGATGCCCAGAACAACACCATCCTGCGCCAGTACCTGTGGACGATGGGCAAGGGCTTGACCCAGCCTGAGCTGGGAGCAGCGCTGAAGAGGAAGATCTACCCATACGCCGTGTTCAGCGTGGGGCTGGCAGTCAGAGCCATAGCCAACGCCTTGGCCAACCTCTGCGCAAACAGAGACTGCAGAGGAGGCAACAACTTTAAGTCATGGGAG CTGAAGAGTGCTTTGCGGAGGAGCAACTTTACATTGGGGCCAGACGATACTCATCAGTACAAATTCGATAAACACGGTGATCTCAACACTGGCTACGATGTCATCCTCTGGGAGCAGGATGGAGAGAACGTGGACATGACCAAAGTCGTGGCCAAGTACGACATCAGCTCACGGGATCTCTCCTTTGTGAATGAAGCAAAGATCTCCAACCTTGTG ggaaaTGTAACATCCAGGTGTTCTGCCGACTGTCAGCCAGGATATAGGAAGGTGTCCCAAGATGAAGGGCCTGTTTGCTGCTTTAAATGTACCAAATGCAGCAAAAACACCTACAACAATGGAACag ACGCAGAGGACTGTATGAAATGTGAAGATGGCCAATGGTCTGAGGAGGGTAGCACCAGGTGCCTGGACAAAACGATTGTGTTTTTTGGTTGGAAAGAGAACTTTGCGATCGTCTTGTTGTCGTTTGCTGCGCTGGGTGTGCTCCTGACGCTGGTGGTGCTGGTTCTGTTTCTGGCCCGGTGGACCACGCCCGTGGTGAAGTCCTCTGTCGGGCCCATATgccttctgctcctcttctctctgctcggCACCTTCGTCAGCGCCGTGCTCTTCGTGGGCAAGCCCAACGACGCCCAGTGCCAGGCGCGCCAGGTGCTCTTCGGCCTCAGCTTCACTGTGTGCGTCTCCTGCATCCTGGTCAAGTCCTTGAAGATCCTCCTGGCCTTCCAGATTGACCCTTCAATAAGGCTGGTTCTAGACAAACTCTTCCAGCCCTACCTGATCATTGCGGCCTGTGTAGCTATCCAGGTGGGGATCTGTACAGCCTGGCTTCTTATAGAAGCTCCCCATGCCGAACGGAAAGACCTCAGACGAGACAAGATTGTACTGCAGTGTAACGAAGGCGGCATGCTTTTCTTTGGCCTCATGCTAGGCTACATCGGCCTTCTGTCCCTGATCGGGTTTGTTGTAGCCTTTTATAGCCGGCGGCTGCCTGAGGGCTACAACGAGGCCAAGTTCATCACCTTCGCCTTGGTCGTCTACTTCGTCTGTTGGGTGGTGTTCGGGCCCGTCTACTTCCACGCGGAAGTGGGCGATTTCCTCCCGGCGGTGGAGATGATCGTCATCCTCTTCACGGCCTACGGCATCCTCTGCACGCTGTTCTTGCCGAGGTGTTACGTCATCTTGTTCAGAAAAGAGCGCAACACCAAGGAAGCCTTCCGCCAGAACGTGCGCGAATACTCCCATCGGCCGTCCCTGGAGCCACCCAGCATCCTGCTGACGGACGACCCCGGCTCCAACGGGCAGGCGTACCACCCCCTGCAGGCCTCCAGCTCCCAGACGTCGCTGGCATCGCTGGTGCCCAGAGAGGAGATGCCTGACGGGCGCGTCTCGCCGGAATCAACCATGTCTAGTGCCCACCTGAAACCcaaatcaccaccaccaccaccaccaccaacaaaaacagcaacagcaacaacagcaacaacaacagcaacaacagaaaacacCTTCTTAACGGGGGACAGGACCACTCTGATAAACAAGCGCAAAAAGTCTCTTGTGAGGTGTGCTACTGTACATTGA